Proteins found in one Drosophila innubila isolate TH190305 chromosome X, UK_Dinn_1.0, whole genome shotgun sequence genomic segment:
- the LOC117793522 gene encoding AP-1 complex subunit gamma-1 isoform X4, translated as MNSEHGFNPAFNMATIRQAFTEAVERVRMPTPTRLRDLIRQIRAARTAAEERAVVNKECAYIRSTFREEDSVWRCRNIAKLLYIHMLGYPAHFGQLECLKLTASTRFTDKRIGYLGAMLLLDERQDVHLLITNCLKNDLNSSTQFVVGLALCTLGAIASPEMARDLASEVERLMKSPNTYIRKKATLCAFRVIRRVPELMEIFLPATRSLLSEKNHGILITGVTLITEMCENSSDTLMHFKKIVPNLVRILKSLILGGYSPEHDVSGVSDPFLQVKILRLLRILGHNDPDASEAMNDILAQVATNTETSKNVGNTILYETVLSIMDIRSEGGLRVLAVNILGRFLLNSDKNIRYVALNTLLRTVHADTSAVQRHRTTILECLKDPDVSIRRRAMELSFALINAQNIRTMTKELLLFLEKADAEFKAQCSSGMILAAERYSPNSRWHLDTQLSVLIAAGNYVRDDVVSSTIQLVSSSPVPEQTYITNRFWESLQVANHCEDKQPLLQVAVWAIGEYGDLFMYGANEDEFERPTESDLIAVYHKFLTSAQVSTTSKQYALVSLAKLSTRLQQCVEEIQALITSFGSHLNVDLQQRGVEFTQLFGSYKHLRPPLLEKMPAMQISRISSQNGESGGSFDDNSPDVIENGIEIGGSGAHPLIESNMNTMGDNTNILLDLLGSTDLSAGVSDLAMATDLSNAVHKKNTRNANNDATSNVTVSNNQDLLDLLDLDITAPSTTSVMGVNMATDHGNVNNMMNLRGIDLNLGFGGIDTMPSSIPTNGNDLASMLGGLNVGVGAPSNPVLPMGGDINSSSLLGELNPTTTTNNVTVPPQGPKLTALDKNGLLVQLVPVKGSDCMKIFMTTTNSSDNTLEQYLLKAAVQKSFELQMLPPSGSMLPPGGVITQEMRVVATSNAVLRMRLRIQYTLDGQQLVEQTEVSGFPEQQPSNE; from the exons ATGAATTCCGAGCATGG ATTTAATCCAGCCTTCAATATGGCCACCATACGGCAGGCATTCACAGAAGCCGTTGAAAGAG TCAGAATGCCGACGCCCACACGACTGCGTGATCTGATACGTCAGATACGAGCTGCACGGACCGCCGCCGAGGAGCGGGCTGTGGTTAACAAAGAGTGCGCCTACATTCGCAGCACATTCCGTGAGGAGGATTCCGTCTGGCG ttGTCGCAACATTGCCAAGCTGCTGTATATACACATGCTCGGCTATCCGGCGCACTTTGGCCAACTAGAATGCCTCAAACTGACGGCCAGCACGCGTTTTACAGATAAACGAATTGGCTATCTGGGTGCCATGTTGCTGCTGGACGAGCGTCAAGATGTCCATTTGCTGATCACGAATTGCTTAAAAAA CGATTTGAACAGCTCGACACAGTTTGTGGTGGGACTAGCGTTGTGTACACTGGGAGCGATTGCATCGCCGGAGATGGCACGTGATTTGGCCAGCGAAGTGGAGCGATTGATGAAATCACCCAATACGTATATACGCAAAAAGGCAACACTGTGTGCGTTTCGTGTCATACGCCGTGTGCCAGAGCTGATGGAGATCTTTCTTCCGGCAACACGTTCGCTGCTCAGCGAAAAGAATCATG GCATTCTCATAACTGGCGTTACGCTTATTACGGAAATGTGCGAGAACAGTTCGGATACGCTGATGCATTTCAAAAAG ATTGTGCCGAATCTGGTGCGCATCTTGAAGAGCCTTATTTTGGGCGGTTATTCGCCCGAACATGATGTCAGTGGCGTCAGCGATCCGTTCCTGCAGGTGAAAATCCTGCGTCTATTGCGCATTCTTGGCCATAATGATCCGGATGCCTCGGAGGCCATGAACGATATATTGGCGCAGGTGGCCACCAATACGGAGACCAGCAAGAACGTGGGCAACACCATTCTCTACGAGACAGTGCTGTCCATTATGGATATTCG CTCTGAAGGCGGTCTGCGCGTTTTGGCTGTGAACATCCTGGGACGCTTTCTACTCAACTCGGACAAGAATATACGATATGTGGCCCTGAATACGCTGTTGCGGACAGTGCACGCGGATACGTCGGCGGTGCAGCGGCATCGTACAACAATATTGGAGTGCCTCAAGGATCCGGATGTATCGATACGTCGACGTGCGATGGAGCTATCGTTTGCCCTGATCAATGCACAAAATATACGTACAATGACCaaggagctgctgctgttcttgGAGAAGGCCGATGCCGAATTTAAGGCGCAATGCAGCTCGGGCATGATACTGGCCGCTGAACGATATTCACCCAATTCACGTTGGCATCTGGACACACAATTGAGTGTACTAATAGCGGCTGGCAATTATGTGCGTGACGACGTCGTCTCATCCACCATACAACTGGTGTCCAGCAGTCCCGTGCCGGAGCAAACATATATCACAAATCGGTTCTGGGAATCGCTGCAGGTGGCCAATCATTGTGAGGATAAGCAGCCGCTGCTGCAGGTCGCTGTCTGGGCCATAGGCGAATACGGTGATCTGTTCATGTACGGCGCCAACGAGGATG AGTTTGAACGTCCCACGGAGAGCGATCTGATCGCTGTGTATCATAAGTTTTTAACCTCTGCTCAAGTGTCGACCACAAGCAAGCAATATGCGCTCGTCTCCTTGGCCAAGCTGAGCACGCGCCTCCAGCAATGCGTGGA aGAAATCCAGGCGCTGATTACCTCGTTTGGCAGCCATCTGAATGTGGATCTGCAGCAGCGTGGTGTTGAGTTTACACAACTCTTTGGCAGCTATAAGCATCTGCGTCCCCCGCTGCTGGAGAAGATGCCCGCCATGCAAATAAGCCGCATCAGTTCGCAGAATGGCGAAAGCGGCGGATCATTCGATGACAACAGTCCGGATGTTATTGAGAATGGCATCGAGATTGGCGGCAGTGGCGCACATCCGTTAATCGAAAGCAATATGAATACAATGGGTGACAATAcg AATATTCTGTTGGACTTATTGGGCAGCACGGATCTGTCAGCGGGTGTCAGCGATTTGGCCATGGCAACAGATCTGTCCAATGCCGTGCATAAAAAGAACACACGCAATGCCAATAACGATGCGACGTCCAATGTGACAGTGTCCAACAATCAGGATCTACTTGATTTGCTCGATCTGGATATAACGGCTCCATCCACAACGTCCGTCATGGGTGTCAATATGGCAACTGATCACGGCAACGTTAACAACATGATGAACCTGCGTGGCATCGATCTGAACCTAGGCTTTGGTGGCATCGACACCATGCCCAGCAGCATACCCACAAATGGCAACGATTTGGCAAGCATGTTGGGTGGCCTCAATGTCGGCGTCGGTGCACCATCGAACCCAGTACTCCCTATGGGTGGCGACATTAACAGCAGCAGTCTACTGGGTGAACTGAATCCAACGACGACAACTAACAATGTGACAGTG CCTCCGCAGGGTCCCAAACTGACGGCCCTGGACAAAAACGGACTGCTGGTGCAGCTGGTGCCGGTGAAGGGCAGCGACTGCATGAAGATCTTTATGACAACCACAAATAGCTCAGACAATACATTGGAACAGTATTTGCTAAAG gcgGCGGTACAAAAGAGTTTTGAACTGCAAATGTTACCGCCATCGGGCTCGATGCTGCCGCCTGGTGGCGTTATCACGCAGGAAATGCGAGTAGTGGCCACGTCCAAT GCGGTACTGCGCATGCGTCTGCGTATTCAATACACGCTCGACGGCCAACAGCTGGTGGAACAGACAGAAGTTAGCGGTTTTCCGGAACAACAGCCGTCTAATGAGTAA